The following coding sequences lie in one Arachis hypogaea cultivar Tifrunner chromosome 9, arahy.Tifrunner.gnm2.J5K5, whole genome shotgun sequence genomic window:
- the LOC112712303 gene encoding aquaporin TIP1-3-like, protein MAVYRIAIGSPREASSPAAIRAAFAEFFSMLIFVFAGQGSGMAYGKLTMGGPATPSGLIIASLSHAFALMVAVSVGANISGGHVNPAVTFGAFVGGNITFLRSILYWVAQLLGSVVACILLNFATGGMEISAFSLSDGVSVWNALIFEIVMTFGLVYTVYATAVDPKKGNVGIIAPVAIGLIVGANILVGGVFDGAAMNPAVSFGPALVSWTWTNHWVYWAGPFIGSATAAILYDNIFIGDDGHQPLSNSDF, encoded by the exons ATGGCAGTGTATAGAATTGCAATTGGATCACCAAGGGAGGCTAGCAGTCCAGCCGCCATTAGAGCAGCATTTGCTGAGTTCTTTTCAATGCTCATTTTTGTTTTTGCTGGCCAAGGCTCGGGCATGGCTTATG GCAAGCTTACAATGGGTGGACCCGCAACCCCTTCAGGTCTCATAATTGCGTCACTATCCCATGCATTTGCGCTAATGGTGGCGGTTTCTGTTGGTGCAAACATTTCAGGTGGCCATGTCAACCCTGCTGTCACATTCGGTGCCTTCGTTGGAGGAAACATAACCTTCTTGAGAAGCATTCTTTATTGGGTTGCACAGTTGCTTGGTTCTGTTGTTGCTTGCATTCTTCTCAATTTCGCCACCGGTGGCATG GAAATATCAGCTTTCTCTCTATCTGATGGGGTGTCAGTGTGGaatgcattaatctttgagataGTGATGACTTTTGGATTGGTATATACAGTTTATGCAACGGCAGTGGATCCAAAGAAGGGTAATGTGGGAATTATAGCCCCAGTAGCAATTGGGCTGATTGTGGGTGCAAACATCTTGGTTGGTGGTGTGTTTGATGGTGCAGCAATGAACCCAGCAGTGTCATTTGGGCCAGCTTTGGTTAGCTGGACATGGACCAACCATTGGGTCTATTGGGCCGGCCCATTCATTGGTTCAGCAACTGCTGCCATTCTCTATGATAATATATTCATTGGTGATGATGGTCATCAACCCCTTTCTAATAGTGACTTCTAA
- the LOC112712305 gene encoding photosynthetic NDH subunit of lumenal location 1, chloroplastic: MAVSSCSFTLVSPFLSHKSNDLPRNAATTPSSSAMDTTTSTVESKKQPIQKRRPLLLGIGALVANLQPSKLLLAEEVVPDKYRAFVDYIDGYSYVYPSDWKEFDFRAHDSAFKDRYLQLQNVRVRFIPTEKKDIRDMGPLEEVVSFLVKHRYAAPNQRPTIYDMQEKTVDGKHYYSFEYVLTSPNYSSASFATIAIGNGRYYTLIVGANERRWKRYRDQLKVVADSFRLLDI; this comes from the exons atggcagTCTCCTCCTGCTCTTTCACCTTGGTTTCTCCCTTTTTGTCCCACAAG TCAAATGATCTCCCTCGAAATGCAGCAACTACACCTTCCAGCAGTGCAATGGACACAACAACCTCCACTGTAGAAAGTAAGAAACAGCCTATTCAGAAAAGAAGACCGTTACTGTTAGGTATTGGAGCATTGGTAGCAAATTTACAACCATCAAAATTGCTCCTTGCTGAAG AAGTAGTGCCAGACAAATATCGTGCTTTTGTGGACTATATAGATGGGTATTCTTACGTATATCCTTCAGATTGGAAG GAATTTGACTTCAGGGCTCATGATTCTGCATTCAAAGACAGATATCTACAGTTGCAAAATGTGAGGGTGAGGTTCATACCAACTGAGAAGAAAGATATAAGAGATATGGGTCCATTGGAAGAG GTCGTATCATTTTTGGTCAAACATAGATATGCAGCACCAAATCAAAGACCAACAATATATGACATGCAGGAG AAAACGGTGGATGGAAAACATTACTATTCATTTGAATATGTGCTTACTTCTCCAAATTACTCAAGTGCCTCATTTGCAACAATTGCTATAGGAAACG GAAGGTACTACACGTTAATTGTGGGAGCCAATGAGAGGCGATGGAAAAGATATCGAGATCAGCTCAAAGTGGTGGCGGACTCCTTTCGGCTTCTTGACATCTGA